The genomic stretch TTTCCCTCTAATGATTCACGTGAATCAACCTACATGCACACAATAttccacaaaaaatatttatataatcttGATGATGGCAAAACATATATTTTGATGCATTAAATCAATAATTTGGATTGTGTATCATTGATTTAGAAAAAATTCCGTTACCTCTGAAATATTAGGATAGAAATTTCATAGTTTAATTTGTACTAGTACTTTCAATACTTGCAATGTTTGTCTTTTACTTGGGTGGGAATTAAAATGGTGTGCTTAATCATAAATAATCGATTATTATAGGGAGAAAGTCGCACCATTTAGAGTGTTTCGAAAATACATCAAAGATTTGATGTAACACAAAAGTAATTATGCGACAAGAATCCGCTACTAAACGATTCAAACGAAGTGATTATGTGcgattaatttgaattttgaaacagcCACGCAATCTGTGAATAATGATTATTAGTTGCTGAGTGTGAGGAAAATAGTAAAGTTACGAGCTGCCGAGAAGAGTCCCGAGCTGCCGAGAAGAGTCCCGAGCTCGTAACTGCCGAGAAGAGTCCCGAGCTGCCGAGAAGAAGGTCACAGCTCCCGAGCTTCAGGAGCCGTCCGATCAAGCGCGCCATCTGCAAGATTGAATGTCAACCGTAGATTCaactagccgttggatttgtaacagttttttgtgtttgtttcagCTTTCTAGTTTGTTAGTTGTTAAGCTCTCTTATTCGGTTCTCATACATAAGAACGAGAGAGAGATGTTTTCAGTTTGTAACAGATAACATCCATTTTAGATTTTTCTCAAGAAAGCTTTCCAAATTTTTCCCAAAGTGTGTTCATCATTCTTGTTCATTGATTCTTGATTGTGTTTCTCGATACTATTCTAACACaatcaattaaattattaaaaagtaTCGAATAATTCAGATAGTGCTTACTTAGATACGAAGTGTGACACATTAATAATGCATGCATCTTTCATCTTCATGAAAGGTTATTTTGCTAATTTGTTGTGTGATTAGATAAATCTTAAGACATAAAGGCAAAAGTTAAAATCACTTATTTTTTGTGAGTGTAACTAATCAATAAGATAAAAGGGCAAATCTTTCTTTTCGTCAAATCTACAAATATCTCTAGTAGTGGATTCTCATGGCCtaattatctatttatttgaataacaAGATTTTTCCTTCGTCACACCACACTAAAAAATGTATACACATCACAATATTAACTACTATTATAATATACATACAAATATATAATGAAGCATTTAAGGTTAGTCTAAAGGGCCTAGCTGCATATGTTTGAGATGAAATGatgcatttaaaaaaaatgatttcaaaactaattaaattatttaatattaggGTAGGATTAAATTGCTAGGGTCCATGCATGCATTCCTGCCTGTGGGTCTGAAGAAGCATGTAATGTTTGGTCTAGGTATTAATAAGTGCTTTTGCAGTGGACCAACTACTAATATATCTATAGCAGTGAATTATCTTAACATATAGTACTCCCTATATTAGTAAATTACCATGGCCATCAtatttttcatgaaaatatcACCAAATACGTACAAAAATTATTGCACTAGTAGTAAAATTATTAGCACTCgggtaaaaatgaaattatatccCATACGAGATTTGAAGTCGTGCTACGTTTAATTAggagagaaaatgaaaaatatatccattattttattgaaGGAATTTGTGGTGTTAAATTGATCCAATAAatgcaatattttattttattttatttatacatatattgattgataaaataaataaatgtaacaTAGTTGTGATAGATTGATGGAGTGGAAGAATTTATGTGTGCACCCACCATTATCTCACGAGCGACAAGAGGGAGGCCTATTTAACCCATTAACATGCTCGACCATAcattatactatatataattatattgtaaacatataattataattatccgTAATTCCTAGTGGAAAAGCTAGGTCTAGTCTTTATTTTTTCTACCATCTCATGAAAATATGCAATTTACTTTGACTACCTACATcatatacataatacatatacATCATCTTTGAAATATATACACTATTTCTTTTCATTAAATTATTGATTGTTGAAATAATTATGTTGGTCAATCACAATTCATATCAATCCCTGTTAGAAACAAACAACAAGATCAAAATGCCACGTCTAATCTAAATTAATTAGCTTATCACGGACAATATTATGGAGTTCATTCCATTGTCTATCTCCAACATTAAGAAtactcaattaattaattaatttatcacGGACAATAATCATATGTCCGTAGCTACTAAAATTTGATACATCATGATAatcattataaaaattattattaagcTTTTCCTgacaagaaaaaatgaaaaaaattatgatataaCTAAGATGAATGATTAATGGGACCGGGCATGCCATGATAACCTAAAGTGGGAGTGTCACATTTCtcacttaaaaataaaaaagaagaaacaagGAATATTTAGTTTGATCTTCTAAAGTTCTTTCCAGGCGTATTATAGCCACTACTACCCTTTAATCCTTCATCATcaaattcatttaaattttctttctctctctcttcattccataagtacatgcaaaatgaaTAAGGAAATTAGTTGCAATTAATCAGCAATGAAGTCTCCTCCCAAATCTCAGAGCCCTCCTCACCAATACCCTCAAGAAATCCAGCTTAAGCTATATCAAgcttttatattttcaattcCAATCCTTTTCTCAATcattttatttctcttattCTACCTTTTTTACCTCAAGAGAAGAGCAAACTCCACTTCCTCCGCCGCCGCACCTCCTCTTCTCCCCACCGCCGCCGCGGATGCTACTGCGCCGGTACGTACGCATACTATTCATTTTAATCAATCTCTCTCTAacattaataattatttaatgagattttaattgattttgttaGTTGGATTTGAAAATTGAAGTGAAGAACATGCTCTGCCAAATCCTCTACGATGACTCTATGAAATCAAGGGATTCATTGTAAGTGCACAAAACACTACACAACTAGCTAATTAATTTAAgatattttttgtaattattactttattaatgtatatgtatatgcatgATCATGATATATATGATTAAACAAGCTATAGGAGATTGGAAATGGACGATGGAGGTTTAAGGGTTGGGGGAATTTTTCACTTTTTGGGCTGCCAACATATGTAAAGTGGCTTTAATTAGATAGGAACATATGCTAAGACCCACTATAGATGCTTCAACACtactatatatgtgtgtatatgtCTCCTTTTCCTTCAATCATTATTTAGTGCTACATGTCCACAAATTTATTGCTCGTTTCATTTTTGTGTTACAACATTGTGTTATGTTATATACCATGTTCCCTTATAGGGCTGTAACTGTAAATGAGTCAAGCCCATCAAAATTATAGGAGGTTCGAATTGACTCGAGCTAGAGGTTGACATGAACATTGTCTTATTCGGGCTTGAACTCAATGGTATTCATATAGATCATTTTCGAACCCGTTAAAGCTCGTAAACAGTTACTCAAGTTCAACTGAATGGTCGTGAACGGGCTTAATTGAAGGTTCACAAATAAGCTCGATTAACAAACTCGCTAACATGTTCGTAAACCAACCTATCCAAATATGTTTCTAGCCCAACGAACCAAGTTTTTTCGAGCTGGACCTCAAATAGCTAGTGGCTTTGTTCATTTAAACCCCTATTGCATCATCAACATCTTTAACTAGATAGGTTGATCAGGAGCGGTTCCAgggagaatttttttaaaatgaaaactttTTAGAACTAAAAACCATTTATGTGAGTTGACATTGCAAAACATATAAGTTCCTGATATTGATTCATGAATTGATATTCATGAATAAGTGAACTGATATTAATTATTTGCAAATTGGTTAGTTTTTCTGACTTTAAGAAAAGTTCTGCAATGAACCATCTCCAATATCGATGTTTCGATATACACGAAAAAATtgaatactagtactagtactttATAATGCTGCAAAATGAtcatatatgaatatatatatatataggtgttgTGTTTGCTTGGGAGAGTTCGAGTTGAAAGAGGAGTTGCTTCAAGTGCCGGCATGCAAGCACATTTTCCACATGGACTGCATCCGCCACTGGCTCCATAACCACTCTACATGCCCACTCTGTAGAGCCCCCGTTGCGCCCTCCTCCGTTGCTCCCACGCACCAACACCATATAACCATAACATCTGAGGGATCAACAAGTATTGTTGCCTAGTTTGTGAAGTTTCACCTTTAAAATGATCTGCATACATTAGTAGTAATAGATAGTTAATTGTGTTGTAATTGCAAAATCGAATGCATGCACAACTCCTACAAAGGTAGTAGTTGTGCAATTTTGAGATACGAAATAAAACTAATACGGGTTAATTGCATATCGGTTAACATATTGGATTCTAGTTTTTTTTACAATCTATAAATTTGATGACTAAACTAAATACATAAAGTTTGATACATTCTTATATTATCCATGAATTCAAATTACGATCAAATCAACATTGGTGTAACAGTGGAAATTGAGTATCTGAAAATTATTTTTGGGGGGTTAATTTGACAGAAAGAAAATAGATAAGAGAAGGATTCACGTGGaagaaatatttgttttgaaaatttttaataacCAAAACAATGTTGTTTTAACATTGAACTCTCTCATGTAGTATATTGATCGGTCGCCGTTTTGAATTCGTGagaaatttcaaaattcatCTTATTTAAGTATTAAGACACTTTTATTACCGATAtgggaaaaatcaaaattcactAATAGTCGATTGATAAGTTCACTACCAATCCAAATTAACTCATTAGATAAATGGAGCCACTAGTTCTTTGGAAATTCACTAATAATTGAATATTAGCAAATTCAAAATGAATTGATGAGATCTTAATTGTGTCTAAAaggttaaataaataaatgtagtACTAATACATTACATATGATAACCAACAACCAACAAGCCTGATCTATAAATTAATTTGGAAAAGTAATCAAGGGTGGTTTGTAATTAATTCATAATATAAGGGTGTTTGTATAATTTGCACTCATCGTGAATCTCATCTACGATCGCCAAATCAGCTTATTTTGTTACTCTCTTTATTTCTGTTTTCCTATATCTCAAGGTTGCATTCTAGGATTATCCATAAACTTCTAATCAAAAATACCTTTCTATGATGACATATTGTGAGTACTTAACTTCATAAAAAAATCTCTAAGAATGAGAGAAATATATTAACTTTGATGACcaaatatattaaaatcagacgtattgaaatattttacaaatttcaaattttgtatATCGACAtcaaacaataataaaatattttatataaactATGTAATTACATACCCCTCTGTTTTAATCAAATGAATTAGTATATGATAATTTCTACGTCTACAATTATTTTCACTTTTGTTATTTTAGTAAATAAATAATGTGGTCCACTATCTCAATGTACTCctattttattacaaaatt from Salvia splendens isolate huo1 chromosome 4, SspV2, whole genome shotgun sequence encodes the following:
- the LOC121799755 gene encoding probable E3 ubiquitin-protein ligase RHA4A; amino-acid sequence: MKSPPKSQSPPHQYPQEIQLKLYQAFIFSIPILFSIILFLLFYLFYLKRRANSTSSAAAPPLLPTAAADATAPLDLKIEVKNMLCQILYDDSMKSRDSLCCVCLGEFELKEELLQVPACKHIFHMDCIRHWLHNHSTCPLCRAPVAPSSVAPTHQHHITITSEGSTSIVA